One Cohnella candidum genomic region harbors:
- a CDS encoding carbohydrate ABC transporter permease yields MQARLVEHHSGKHQVVSSLMYAALVVFAVLMIFPMLWMAVSAFKPMDEIFSHPVTLVPKSPTLENFKGLFEAMPFARNLLNSAYVAVVSTAASLFFCALGGFGFAKYAFRFKGPLFLLLLGSMMIPQEVLMIPLYVEFQKLHWIDTHWGLIIPGMANAFGIFFMKQFIESLPEELMEAARIDGLGEFGIFTRIVLPIIRPAFASLGIIFFMNSWNNFLWPLILLKSEGMYTLTVAIYSITGGIREPFHIIMAGSFVSVLPLMIIFLIFQRQFIAGITSGAVKG; encoded by the coding sequence ATGCAAGCCAGATTGGTAGAACATCATTCGGGAAAGCACCAAGTCGTCTCGTCCCTGATGTATGCGGCGCTCGTCGTCTTTGCCGTCCTGATGATTTTTCCGATGCTGTGGATGGCGGTATCGGCTTTCAAGCCCATGGACGAGATCTTTTCGCATCCGGTTACGCTTGTCCCGAAGTCGCCGACCCTTGAAAACTTCAAGGGCTTGTTCGAGGCGATGCCTTTCGCGCGCAATCTGTTGAACAGCGCCTACGTGGCGGTCGTGAGCACGGCAGCATCCCTGTTCTTCTGCGCGCTCGGCGGATTCGGGTTCGCCAAATACGCGTTCCGGTTCAAAGGTCCGCTGTTCCTTTTGCTGCTCGGTTCCATGATGATCCCGCAAGAAGTCCTGATGATTCCGCTCTACGTGGAATTCCAGAAGCTGCACTGGATCGACACCCATTGGGGGTTGATCATACCGGGCATGGCGAACGCGTTCGGCATCTTCTTCATGAAGCAGTTCATCGAATCGCTTCCGGAGGAACTGATGGAGGCGGCAAGAATCGACGGTCTTGGGGAATTCGGGATTTTCACCCGCATCGTCCTGCCGATTATCCGTCCGGCATTCGCCAGCCTCGGCATTATCTTCTTTATGAACAGCTGGAATAACTTTTTATGGCCTCTTATTCTGTTGAAAAGCGAAGGCATGTACACCCTTACCGTAGCTATCTATTCGATCACGGGCGGTATCCGCGAACCGTTTCATATCATTATGGCCGGCTCTTTCGTATCCGTGCTGCCGCTGATGATCATCTTCCTGATTTTCCAACGGCAGTTCATCGCGGGGATCACGTCCGGTGCGGTCAAGGGTTGA
- a CDS encoding beta-galactosidase has protein sequence MAQANCDWKTDRFCLGACYYPEHWPEELWADDFRRMRELGFSIVRMAEFAWSIFEPEEGRFEFGLFDRAIDLAREQGIQVILGTPTATPPAWLTSKYPEVLNAKQDGTLYRHGQRRHYNYNSPVYRELSARIVTRMAEHYKDHPAVVGWQIDNELNCEVNVFYSDADHAAFRVWLREKYGSLEVLNRAWGAVFWNQTYTDWSQVHLTRPTPSDSPNPHQALDEKRFFSDSAIAFAKLQSDILRDAAPRQWVTTNGMFGHLDSHKMTEETLDFFSYDSYPNFSTIYPDKGERPLLDRKWSLNLSAARDVSPNFCVMEQQSGPGGWVNMMDMPSPKPGQMRLWTYQSIAHGADMLLYFRWRTAAMGTEIYWHGINDYHNQPNRRVAEAGIIGEELARVGAQWLGSTFRAEVAILKDYDNEWDGELDKWHGPFTGRSVSAWFKALQRRHIPVDTKYVRASTTIEELAKYRVLVYPHPAVMPKETAALLKRYVEGGGTLVLGCRSGYKDAAGQCYMQPFPGPLSGMCGIQVEDFTLIGPYQQAPQVKWNAAGAGTLPGDGFADILRVTAESAEILAVYASDYYAGKPALVRNRQGEGTAYYYGSVFTEESAGALIKVLGLQSPASEWGELPEGVELAIREHHSNGNKFAFLLNYAHDIQTLTFRKPLRDLLSGTEVHGSVAMKPFDVLVLELDS, from the coding sequence ATGGCACAAGCGAATTGCGATTGGAAGACGGACCGGTTTTGCCTGGGGGCGTGTTATTACCCCGAGCATTGGCCGGAAGAGCTGTGGGCGGACGATTTCCGCCGCATGAGGGAGCTCGGTTTCTCGATCGTTCGCATGGCGGAGTTCGCATGGTCGATATTCGAACCCGAGGAAGGGCGTTTCGAGTTCGGATTATTCGACCGGGCGATCGATCTGGCCCGCGAGCAAGGCATTCAGGTCATTCTGGGCACGCCGACCGCGACACCACCCGCCTGGTTGACTTCCAAATATCCGGAAGTGCTGAACGCCAAGCAGGACGGCACCTTGTACCGGCACGGCCAGCGCCGTCACTACAATTACAACTCCCCGGTCTATCGCGAGCTGTCCGCGCGAATCGTCACGCGGATGGCCGAGCATTACAAGGATCATCCGGCCGTTGTCGGCTGGCAGATCGACAATGAGTTGAATTGCGAGGTGAACGTATTCTATTCCGATGCCGACCATGCGGCTTTCCGCGTGTGGCTTCGGGAGAAATACGGTTCGCTGGAGGTTCTGAACCGGGCGTGGGGCGCGGTGTTCTGGAATCAGACGTATACGGATTGGTCACAGGTTCATCTCACACGTCCGACGCCCAGCGATTCTCCGAATCCTCATCAGGCATTGGATGAGAAACGTTTCTTCTCCGATAGCGCGATTGCTTTCGCCAAACTTCAATCGGACATCCTGCGCGATGCGGCGCCTCGTCAATGGGTGACGACGAATGGGATGTTCGGACACCTGGATAGCCATAAAATGACGGAGGAAACGCTGGACTTTTTCTCGTACGATTCGTATCCGAATTTCAGCACGATCTATCCCGACAAAGGCGAGCGTCCGCTGCTTGACCGCAAATGGAGCCTGAACCTCAGCGCTGCCCGCGATGTCTCGCCGAACTTCTGTGTCATGGAACAACAGTCCGGTCCGGGGGGATGGGTCAACATGATGGACATGCCTTCTCCGAAGCCGGGACAAATGCGGCTCTGGACCTATCAGTCCATCGCTCACGGGGCCGATATGCTTCTCTATTTCCGCTGGCGCACGGCTGCGATGGGGACCGAAATTTACTGGCATGGCATCAATGATTACCATAATCAGCCGAATCGGCGCGTAGCGGAAGCGGGAATCATCGGGGAGGAGCTGGCTCGCGTCGGCGCGCAATGGCTTGGATCGACCTTCCGGGCTGAAGTTGCGATCCTGAAGGATTACGACAACGAATGGGATGGCGAGTTGGATAAGTGGCACGGACCGTTTACCGGCAGGAGCGTCAGTGCCTGGTTTAAAGCGCTGCAACGCCGTCACATTCCGGTGGATACGAAATACGTCCGCGCCTCGACTACGATCGAGGAATTAGCCAAGTACCGCGTGCTGGTGTACCCTCACCCCGCCGTGATGCCGAAAGAAACGGCCGCGCTGCTCAAAAGGTATGTCGAAGGCGGCGGCACGCTTGTGCTCGGCTGCCGGAGCGGATACAAAGATGCTGCCGGCCAATGCTATATGCAGCCATTCCCCGGGCCGCTCTCCGGCATGTGCGGAATCCAAGTGGAGGATTTCACGCTGATCGGACCTTACCAACAAGCGCCTCAGGTAAAGTGGAACGCGGCGGGAGCAGGAACCCTGCCGGGTGACGGTTTTGCCGACATCCTGCGCGTTACGGCGGAAAGCGCGGAAATTTTGGCCGTTTACGCATCCGACTATTACGCGGGCAAGCCGGCGTTAGTCCGCAACCGGCAGGGAGAGGGGACCGCCTACTATTACGGGAGCGTCTTCACCGAAGAATCGGCGGGCGCCTTGATTAAGGTGCTGGGCTTACAGTCGCCTGCATCCGAATGGGGAGAATTGCCGGAGGGGGTTGAACTTGCGATCCGCGAGCACCATAGCAACGGCAATAAGTTTGCTTTCCTGCTCAATTACGCGCACGACATTCAGACTTTAACATTCAGGAAGCCTTTACGCGACCTGTTGTCCGGGACTGAAGTGCACGGTTCGGTTGCCATGAAGCCGTTCGATGTCTTGGTTTTGGAGCTTGACTCATAG
- a CDS encoding DUF3231 family protein — MFGGKPDIKAVNIEFSCTEIGGLWGIYLQETASSCFLTYFLHHLQDAEIIPLAQEALKLSQRRIEKIESLFQSENFPIPAGFSENDVNLTAPPLFLDTFSLSFIYMMNRLSMINYSFVASNNVRLDVLDFFNECLHQSTEMFGKAVRMMLEKGIYDRPPKMNYPQEVEYVQKETILNGFLGKHRPLNAIELSEIFFNIERNYFSVILMLGFAQVVDDKDLRDLIIRGKKISEKQIELFNTLLMEEDLLGTVTVSMEVTASTASPFSEKLILSMVHILNSVDIVLISHALSLAMRADLAAHYTKIIAEVMAYGKSTFDAVVERRWLEQPPLATDRKKLLNRPEPG; from the coding sequence TTGTTCGGCGGGAAACCTGATATTAAAGCCGTGAATATCGAATTTTCGTGTACGGAAATCGGAGGGCTCTGGGGCATCTATCTGCAGGAGACCGCGTCGAGCTGTTTCCTGACCTATTTCCTTCACCATCTTCAGGACGCGGAGATCATTCCGCTTGCGCAAGAGGCGTTGAAGCTTTCGCAACGACGAATCGAGAAAATCGAATCCCTGTTCCAATCGGAAAATTTTCCGATCCCGGCGGGTTTTTCGGAAAACGACGTGAACTTAACCGCGCCTCCCCTTTTCCTGGATACGTTCAGCTTAAGCTTTATCTACATGATGAATCGGCTTTCCATGATCAACTATTCGTTCGTCGCTTCCAACAACGTCAGGTTGGATGTGCTCGATTTTTTTAACGAGTGTCTGCACCAGAGCACCGAGATGTTCGGCAAAGCCGTGCGGATGATGTTGGAGAAAGGGATATACGACCGTCCGCCGAAAATGAACTACCCCCAAGAAGTCGAATATGTTCAGAAAGAGACCATCTTGAATGGATTCTTGGGCAAGCATCGCCCTCTAAACGCGATCGAACTTTCGGAAATCTTTTTCAATATCGAACGGAACTACTTTTCCGTGATTCTCATGCTGGGATTCGCGCAAGTTGTGGACGACAAAGACTTGCGGGATTTGATCATCCGAGGCAAGAAAATCAGCGAGAAGCAAATCGAGCTGTTCAACACCCTGCTCATGGAGGAAGATTTACTCGGAACCGTGACCGTCAGCATGGAAGTGACAGCCTCCACCGCATCTCCATTCTCGGAAAAGCTCATCCTTTCTATGGTCCACATCTTGAACTCCGTGGACATCGTCTTGATCTCGCATGCTTTGTCCTTGGCGATGCGCGCCGATCTCGCCGCCCATTACACCAAAATCATCGCGGAAGTGATGGCCTACGGCAAATCCACGTTCGATGCCGTGGTAGAACGGAGATGGCTGGAACAACCCCCGCTTGCGACGGATCGCAAGAAATTGTTGAACCGGCCGGAGCCGGGGTGA
- a CDS encoding carbohydrate ABC transporter permease yields MRLHKCAAPYVFISPYYVLFLFFVLYPLLSAFYASFTEWNGIKDPKWIGFRNYSSLFKDDIFLQSLWNGVIIFFMYVPLLLFLSLVFAVILNSAFVRLKGFFRAAYFIPYITSLVAVGFTFRMLFGTEYGYINELLTSMGLAKTDWLGTIWGARITLAILVIWRWLGYNMVIMLAGLQNIPSDLYEAARIDGAGPVQSFFRITIPMMAPIIMFTSILSTIGTFQLFAEPLVLTRGSGGPENSIMSVIMYVYNQSFSYLKFGYASAAAYVFFLLMFVLTLMQIRVFRQEN; encoded by the coding sequence ATGAGACTCCATAAATGCGCAGCGCCGTACGTTTTTATTTCGCCGTATTACGTTCTCTTTCTGTTCTTCGTGCTGTATCCGCTGCTTTCCGCGTTCTATGCGAGCTTCACGGAGTGGAACGGAATCAAGGATCCGAAATGGATCGGCTTTCGAAATTATTCTTCTTTGTTCAAGGACGATATCTTCCTGCAGTCGCTGTGGAACGGCGTCATTATTTTCTTCATGTACGTGCCTCTGCTGCTGTTCCTTTCGCTTGTGTTTGCCGTCATTCTCAACTCGGCTTTCGTGCGGTTGAAAGGTTTTTTCCGGGCGGCCTATTTTATACCTTACATCACCTCGCTTGTCGCCGTCGGCTTTACGTTTCGCATGCTGTTCGGCACCGAATACGGCTATATTAACGAGCTATTGACCTCGATGGGGCTGGCGAAAACGGACTGGCTCGGCACGATCTGGGGGGCTCGCATCACGCTCGCGATTCTCGTCATCTGGCGATGGCTCGGCTACAACATGGTCATCATGCTGGCGGGTCTGCAGAATATTCCCTCCGACCTCTACGAAGCGGCGCGCATCGACGGCGCGGGGCCGGTACAGAGCTTTTTCAGGATTACGATTCCGATGATGGCGCCGATCATCATGTTCACGTCCATTCTGTCGACTATCGGGACGTTCCAATTGTTCGCGGAGCCGCTCGTGCTGACAAGAGGCTCCGGAGGGCCGGAAAACTCGATCATGTCCGTGATCATGTACGTATACAATCAGTCGTTCTCTTATTTGAAATTCGGCTACGCTTCGGCTGCGGCTTACGTTTTCTTCCTGTTGATGTTCGTCCTTACGCTGATGCAAATCCGGGTGTTCAGACAAGAGAATTGA